TGACACGTCAGCCACCCGCAGCTGCGAGAACAGGCCGCGCTGGAGCACCGCGGCGGTCAGCAGCAACAGCCCGAAGCGGGCCGCGCTCTTCATGGCTGGGTCGGCTCCCACAACACCACGGTCACGAACGACAGATCCGACTGGCGGGCCAGCATGTCGACAGCCAGCTCGCGCTGCAGCGATCCCTTGCCGTCACCCACCTCCGCCACCGTGCCGATCGGGATGCCCTGCGGGAACGTGGAGCCCGCCACGCCGCTGGTGACGAGGATCTGACCCGGGAGCACGACCCGATCGACGTCGACCGTGGCGCTCAGCCGGGTCCCGTCCCCCCGACCGCGGGCCACCCCCAGGACGTTCGTGCCCACGACGCTGAAGCCGACGGAGAAGTTGCCGCCTGACAGGAGGTCCACCACGGCCCGGTCACCGGAGACGCGCACCACCCGCCCGATGAGCCCTTGGCCGGTCACCACCGGCATTCCCCGACGCACCCCCGCGTTCTCTCCCCGGTCGATCTCGATGGTGCGGTCGAAGTTCGACACCGCACCCGAGATGACCCGCGCCCGGGCGGTGGGGAGGTCGCCGACGAACTGGATGTCGGCCTGCTCGAGCAGCTGGCGCAGCGATTGCTTGGCCACCTCGCCGCTGGTGATCTGCCCTTCGAGCTCGTCGACCCGCTGGCGCAGCTCCTCGTTCTCCTTCGCCAACTCGTCGTAGGAGAAGGCCCCGTTCCAGGCGTTGCGTACCGGTTCGAAGGTGTCGGAGGCGAAGGAGCCGACAGGCTCGAACGCGGAGAGCACCGCAGAGCGGGCCCGGTCGAGCGGTTCGAAGCCCCGGAAGTCGAGGGTGAGCAGGGTGATGGAGGTGAGGATGAGCAGCAGGAGCGTCAAACGGGAGCGCCCGGTGCGCCGGGAGACAGCCACGGCGGCCGCTCCGTCAGCCGCTCACGTTGGCCGAGAACAGCACGCCCTTCAGGGCTTCGAACTCCTCGAGTGACTGTCCGGAACCG
This genomic window from Rhabdothermincola sediminis contains:
- the mreC gene encoding rod shape-determining protein MreC gives rise to the protein MAVSRRTGRSRLTLLLLILTSITLLTLDFRGFEPLDRARSAVLSAFEPVGSFASDTFEPVRNAWNGAFSYDELAKENEELRQRVDELEGQITSGEVAKQSLRQLLEQADIQFVGDLPTARARVISGAVSNFDRTIEIDRGENAGVRRGMPVVTGQGLIGRVVRVSGDRAVVDLLSGGNFSVGFSVVGTNVLGVARGRGDGTRLSATVDVDRVVLPGQILVTSGVAGSTFPQGIPIGTVAEVGDGKGSLQRELAVDMLARQSDLSFVTVVLWEPTQP